The sequence CGAGCGCCCCTTCCAGGAGCCGGTCCGTTATGAAGCCGTTGAAACGCGATACAACGATCGCCACCTTCAAGCCCTGTCCCTGGAGGTCTCCCTCGATCGTCCGCACCATCGTTTTCGTCCCCCTCACTCGACGTTCAGGATATGTCCCAGCTTCTTCTTCTTGGTCTTCAGGTACTTCACGTTCGCCGCGTTGGGAACCACTTCGATCGGAACACGCTCGACGACCCGGAGCCCGTACCCTTCGAGGCCTATTATCTTCTTCGGATTGTTCGTGAGAAGGCGGATGTCCCGCACGCCGATATCCACCAGGATCTGTGCGCCGACCCCGTAATCGCGCAGGTCCGGCTTGAACCCCAGCCGTTCGTTCGCCTCGACGGTGTCGAATCCCTTGTCCTGGAGGTTGTAGGCGCGGATCTTGTTTTCGAGCCCTATACCCCGCCCTTCCTGCCGCATGTACAATAGGACGCCCCCCCCCGCAGCGTCTATCATCTGCAAGGCGTCGTGGAGCTGCTCCCCGCAGTCGCACCGCAGCGATCCGAAGACATCACCCGTGAGGCACTCCGAATGTACGCGCACGAGAACAGGGATGTCCGGGCGGATCTTTCCCTTGATCAGCGCCATGTGCGTATCGCCGTTAATCTCGTTCCTATAGGCCACCGCCGTGAACACCCCGCCGTCCCTGACGGGCATCTGCGTTTCCGCGATCCGGGTGACGAGGCGCTCCCTCGTCATGCGGTATTCGATCAGGTCCCGGATGGACACGATTTTCAGCCCATGCTCTTCCGCGAACCCGAGCAGGTCGGGCATGCGGGCCATCGTCCCGTCTTCCTTCATGATCTCGCAAATGACTCCGGTGGGCGTGCATCCGGCCAGCC is a genomic window of Deltaproteobacteria bacterium containing:
- a CDS encoding bifunctional 3,4-dihydroxy-2-butanone-4-phosphate synthase/GTP cyclohydrolase II — its product is MTLSRIEDALEDIRSGNMVILVDDEDRENEGDLTLAADHVTPEAINFMARYGRGLICLSMTDERARQLQLPPMVHDNSSPFGTAFTVSIEARKGVTTGISAYDRATTIRTAIAENAGPEDLVRPGHVFPIVAKKGGVLVRTGQTEGSVDLARLAGCTPTGVICEIMKEDGTMARMPDLLGFAEEHGLKIVSIRDLIEYRMTRERLVTRIAETQMPVRDGGVFTAVAYRNEINGDTHMALIKGKIRPDIPVLVRVHSECLTGDVFGSLRCDCGEQLHDALQMIDAAGGGVLLYMRQEGRGIGLENKIRAYNLQDKGFDTVEANERLGFKPDLRDYGVGAQILVDIGVRDIRLLTNNPKKIIGLEGYGLRVVERVPIEVVPNAANVKYLKTKKKKLGHILNVE
- the ribH gene encoding 6,7-dimethyl-8-ribityllumazine synthase (RibE; 6,7-diimethyl-8-ribityllumazine synthase; DMRL synthase; lumazine synthase; beta subunit of riboflavin synthase; condenses 5-amino-6-(1'-D)-ribityl-amino-2,4(1H,3H)-pyrimidinedione with L-3,4-dihydrohy-2-butanone-4-phosphate to generate 6,6-dimethyl-8-lumazine (DMRL); riboflavin synthase then uses 2 molecules of DMRL to produce riboflavin (vitamin B12); involved in the last steps of riboflavin biosynthesis; forms a 60mer (icosahedral shell) in both Bacillus subtilis and Escherichia coli; in Bacillus subtilis this 60mer is associated with the riboflavin synthase subunit (alpha) while in Escherichia coli it is not) → MRTIEGDLQGQGLKVAIVVSRFNGFITDRLLEGAL